Proteins encoded together in one Armatimonadota bacterium window:
- a CDS encoding helix-turn-helix transcriptional regulator has protein sequence MKTLPERETPRESLLRELARMSVGVPPVRRISAPEGRWHEVLAEVDVEGATYRLSRLRPRSGTVTLTPRELQVARLVARGLGTKAIGQVLGISPWTVLTHLRRIYSRLHVSSRAAMVARLSDEGLL, from the coding sequence ATGAAGACGCTGCCGGAGCGCGAGACCCCCCGGGAGAGCCTGCTGCGGGAGCTGGCCCGGATGAGCGTCGGCGTCCCGCCGGTCCGGCGGATCAGCGCCCCCGAAGGGCGGTGGCACGAGGTCCTGGCGGAGGTGGACGTCGAGGGGGCCACCTACCGCCTCTCCCGCCTGCGCCCGCGCTCGGGGACGGTCACCCTGACGCCGCGGGAGCTGCAGGTGGCGCGGCTGGTGGCCCGGGGGCTGGGGACGAAGGCCATCGGCCAGGTGCTGGGGATCAGCCCGTGGACGGTGCTGACGCACCTGCGCCGCATCTACAGCCGCCTGCACGTGAGCAGTCGGGCGGCCATGGTGGCCCGCCTGAGCGACGAGGGGTTGCTGTAG